The following proteins come from a genomic window of Sardina pilchardus chromosome 13, fSarPil1.1, whole genome shotgun sequence:
- the stim1a gene encoding stromal interaction molecule 1a isoform X4 translates to MDFSKSATLWIFCLCLLGESLMEKQGSVDAEQQQTDSSVSELCRIDKPLCQDVNAILSYEAICSIHKQMDDDANGNVDVLETDGFLREDLNYHDPKAKHNSFHGDDQFISVEDLWNVWKGSEVFNWTVDEVVEWLITYVELPQYEESFRKMNFNGTSMPRLAVKNATLTVSVLKILDRNHVQKLQLKALDTVLFGPPLMNRHNHLKDFMLVVSIVIGMGGCWFAFIQNRYSKDHMKKMMKDLEGLQRAEQSLHDLQQKLQIAQEEHRTVEVEKVTLEQKLTDEINSAKQEAQRLRELREGTVNELSRQKYAEEELEQVRMALKKAEKELESRSSWSPPESLQKWLQLTHEVEVQYYNIKKQNAERQLLVAKEGAEKIKKKRNTLFGTFHVAHSSSLDDVDHKILAAKQALGEVTAALRERLHRWQQIEILTGFTIVNNPGLPSLASALNLDPSFMGGRATPQPFLLSDDMDDMDDEFVAPGTLQSPSMMSLRQRHIDPQLAMGSQRDLNRSDSDSSLCISQVGEQLRLTASYGGSKGLVMKPTSLMHGAGGRGVDEAGPMHSAYTPNGGGRVPEASPEAVPDSPILMKKAYGIEKSVSLGEINNSSVVAAAQAAQLSMSESSRSLSPNSTDPDTPSPTGLPGAAGTKVSSRIPHLSSKKSPLEDDSGSTGEDTDSAASKKKHTFKIFKKQKK, encoded by the exons ATGGATTTCAGCAAATCGGCAACCTTGTGGATTTTCTGTCTATGTCTGTTGGGCGAGAGTTTAATGGAGAAGCAAGGTTCTGTTGATGCTGAACAGCAGCAAACTGACAGTAGTGTGTCAG aGCTCTGTCGCATTGATAAGCCTCTGTGCCAGGATGTCAATGCCATCCTCAGCTACGAGGCTATCTGCAGCATCCACAAGCAGATGGATGACGATGCCAACGGAAACGTGGACGTGCTGGAGACGGACGGG TTCTTGAGAGAGGACCTGAACTACCATGACCCTAAAGCCAAGCACAACAGTTTCCATGGAGACGACCAGTTCATCAGTGTGGAAGACCTGTGGAATGTGTGGAAAGGCTCGGAAG TGTTCAACTGGACAGTGGACGAGGTGGTGGAGTGGCTCATCACCTATGTGGAACTGCCGCAGTATGAGGAGAGCTTTCGCAAGATGAACTTCAACGGCACCTCCATGCCCAG GTTAGCTGTGAAGAATGCCACTCTGACCGTCTCAGTCCTGAAGATCTTGGACCGCAACCACGTGCAGAAGCTCCAGCTCAAGGCCTTGGACACAGTCCTTTTCGGACCTCCACTGA TGAACAGACATAACCATCTGAAGGACTTCATGCTGGTGGTGTCCATAGTCATAGGCATGGGTGGCTGCTGGTTTGCCTTCATCCAGAACCGCTACTCCAAGGATCACatgaagaagatgatgaaggACCTGGAGGGCCTGCAGAGGGCTGAGCAGAGTCTGCATGACCTGCAGCAGAA gCTCCAGATAGCCCAGGAGGAGCACCGCAcagtggaggtggagaaggtgaCCCTGGAGCAGAAGTTGACCGACGAGATCAACAGTGCTAAGCAGGAAGCCCAGCGGCTGCGGGAGCTGCGCGAGGGCACCGTGAACGAGCTCAGCCGGCAGAAATACGCCGAGGAAGAACTGGAGCAG GTGCGCATGGCTCTGAAGAAGGCGGAGAAGGAGCTGGAGTCGCGCAGCAGCTGGTCTCCCCCGGAGTCCCTGCAGAAGTGGCTGCAGCTCACGCACGAGGTGGAGGTGCAGTACTACAACATCAAGAAGCAGAACGCAGAGCGGCAACTGCTGGTGGCCAAAGAAGGG GCTGAGAAAATTAAGAAAAAGAGGAACACCCTCTTTGGGACCTTCCATGTGGCACACAGCTCTTCACTGGATGATGTGGATCACAAGATCCTTGCAGCCAA GCAAGCGCTGGGCGAGGTGACTGCCGCCCTCCGTGAGCGCTTGCATCGGTGGCAGCAGATCGAGATTCTGACGGGCTTCACGATCGTCAACAACCCCGGCCTGCCCTCGCTGGCCTCGGCCCTCAACCTGGACCCCAGTTTCATGGGCGGCCGGGCCACGCCCCAGCCTTTCCTCTTGTCGGACGACATGGACGACATGGATGACGAGTTCGTGGCGCCAGGCACCCTCCAAT CTCCCAGTATGATGTCCCTGCGCCAACGCCACATTGACCCGCAGCTGGCCATGGGCTCCCAGAG GGACCTGAACCGCTCGGACTCGGACTCGTCCCTCTGCATCTCTCAGGTGGGCGAGCAGCTGCGTCTGACCGCCTCCTACGGCGGCTCCAAAGGCCTCGTGATGAAGCCCACCTCCCTGATGCACGGCGCCGGGGGGCGTGGCGTGGACGAGGCCGGCCCCATGCACAGCGCCTACACCCCCAACGGCGGCGGCCGCGTGCCGGAAGCCTCCCCGGAGGCCGTCCCGGACAGCCCCATCCTCATGAAGAAGGCCTACGGCATCGAGAAGTCGGTCAGCCTCGGCGAGATCAACAACAGCAGCGTCGTCGCCGCCGCCCAGGCCGCCCAGCTCTCCATGTCCGAGTCTTCACGCTCGCTGAGCCCGAACTCCACCGACCCGGACACTCCGTCCCCCACGGGGCTGCCGGGGGCGGCCGGGACCAAAGTCAGCAGTCGGATCCCCCACCTGTCCTCCAAGAAGAGCCCCCTGGAGGATGACAGTGGCTCCACGGGTGAAGACACTGACTCAGCCGCCAGCAAAAAGAAACACACCTTCAAGATCTTTAAGAAGCAGAAGAAgtaa
- the stim1a gene encoding stromal interaction molecule 1a isoform X2, which translates to MDFSKSATLWIFCLCLLGESLMEKQGSVDAEQQQTDSSVSELCRIDKPLCQDVNAILSYEAICSIHKQMDDDANGNVDVLETDGFLREDLNYHDPKAKHNSFHGDDQFISVEDLWNVWKGSEVFNWTVDEVVEWLITYVELPQYEESFRKMNFNGTSMPRLAVKNATLTVSVLKILDRNHVQKLQLKALDTVLFGPPLMNRHNHLKDFMLVVSIVIGMGGCWFAFIQNRYSKDHMKKMMKDLEGLQRAEQSLHDLQQKLQIAQEEHRTVEVEKVTLEQKLTDEINSAKQEAQRLRELREGTVNELSRQKYAEEELEQVRMALKKAEKELESRSSWSPPESLQKWLQLTHEVEVQYYNIKKQNAERQLLVAKEGAEKIKKKRNTLFGTFHVAHSSSLDDVDHKILAAKQALGEVTAALRERLHRWQQIEILTGFTIVNNPGLPSLASALNLDPSFMGGRATPQPFLLSDDMDDMDDEFVAPGTLQYATMLMERRASDLWSLNSDSQSLWKYSAPSMMSLRQRHIDPQLAMGSQRDLNRSDSDSSLCISQVGEQLRLTASYGGSKGLVMKPTSLMHGAGGRGVDEAGPMHSAYTPNGGGRVPEASPEAVPDSPILMKKAYGIEKSVSLGEINNSSVVAAAQAAQLSMSESSRSLSPNSTDPDTPSPTGLPGAAGTKVSSRIPHLSSKKSPLEDDSGSTGEDTDSAASKKKHTFKIFKKQKK; encoded by the exons ATGGATTTCAGCAAATCGGCAACCTTGTGGATTTTCTGTCTATGTCTGTTGGGCGAGAGTTTAATGGAGAAGCAAGGTTCTGTTGATGCTGAACAGCAGCAAACTGACAGTAGTGTGTCAG aGCTCTGTCGCATTGATAAGCCTCTGTGCCAGGATGTCAATGCCATCCTCAGCTACGAGGCTATCTGCAGCATCCACAAGCAGATGGATGACGATGCCAACGGAAACGTGGACGTGCTGGAGACGGACGGG TTCTTGAGAGAGGACCTGAACTACCATGACCCTAAAGCCAAGCACAACAGTTTCCATGGAGACGACCAGTTCATCAGTGTGGAAGACCTGTGGAATGTGTGGAAAGGCTCGGAAG TGTTCAACTGGACAGTGGACGAGGTGGTGGAGTGGCTCATCACCTATGTGGAACTGCCGCAGTATGAGGAGAGCTTTCGCAAGATGAACTTCAACGGCACCTCCATGCCCAG GTTAGCTGTGAAGAATGCCACTCTGACCGTCTCAGTCCTGAAGATCTTGGACCGCAACCACGTGCAGAAGCTCCAGCTCAAGGCCTTGGACACAGTCCTTTTCGGACCTCCACTGA TGAACAGACATAACCATCTGAAGGACTTCATGCTGGTGGTGTCCATAGTCATAGGCATGGGTGGCTGCTGGTTTGCCTTCATCCAGAACCGCTACTCCAAGGATCACatgaagaagatgatgaaggACCTGGAGGGCCTGCAGAGGGCTGAGCAGAGTCTGCATGACCTGCAGCAGAA gCTCCAGATAGCCCAGGAGGAGCACCGCAcagtggaggtggagaaggtgaCCCTGGAGCAGAAGTTGACCGACGAGATCAACAGTGCTAAGCAGGAAGCCCAGCGGCTGCGGGAGCTGCGCGAGGGCACCGTGAACGAGCTCAGCCGGCAGAAATACGCCGAGGAAGAACTGGAGCAG GTGCGCATGGCTCTGAAGAAGGCGGAGAAGGAGCTGGAGTCGCGCAGCAGCTGGTCTCCCCCGGAGTCCCTGCAGAAGTGGCTGCAGCTCACGCACGAGGTGGAGGTGCAGTACTACAACATCAAGAAGCAGAACGCAGAGCGGCAACTGCTGGTGGCCAAAGAAGGG GCTGAGAAAATTAAGAAAAAGAGGAACACCCTCTTTGGGACCTTCCATGTGGCACACAGCTCTTCACTGGATGATGTGGATCACAAGATCCTTGCAGCCAA GCAAGCGCTGGGCGAGGTGACTGCCGCCCTCCGTGAGCGCTTGCATCGGTGGCAGCAGATCGAGATTCTGACGGGCTTCACGATCGTCAACAACCCCGGCCTGCCCTCGCTGGCCTCGGCCCTCAACCTGGACCCCAGTTTCATGGGCGGCCGGGCCACGCCCCAGCCTTTCCTCTTGTCGGACGACATGGACGACATGGATGACGAGTTCGTGGCGCCAGGCACCCTCCAAT ATGCCACCATGCTCATGGAACGGCGAGCAAGTGACCTGTGGTCCCTCAACTCGGACAGCCAATCCCTGTGGAAATACTCGG CTCCCAGTATGATGTCCCTGCGCCAACGCCACATTGACCCGCAGCTGGCCATGGGCTCCCAGAG GGACCTGAACCGCTCGGACTCGGACTCGTCCCTCTGCATCTCTCAGGTGGGCGAGCAGCTGCGTCTGACCGCCTCCTACGGCGGCTCCAAAGGCCTCGTGATGAAGCCCACCTCCCTGATGCACGGCGCCGGGGGGCGTGGCGTGGACGAGGCCGGCCCCATGCACAGCGCCTACACCCCCAACGGCGGCGGCCGCGTGCCGGAAGCCTCCCCGGAGGCCGTCCCGGACAGCCCCATCCTCATGAAGAAGGCCTACGGCATCGAGAAGTCGGTCAGCCTCGGCGAGATCAACAACAGCAGCGTCGTCGCCGCCGCCCAGGCCGCCCAGCTCTCCATGTCCGAGTCTTCACGCTCGCTGAGCCCGAACTCCACCGACCCGGACACTCCGTCCCCCACGGGGCTGCCGGGGGCGGCCGGGACCAAAGTCAGCAGTCGGATCCCCCACCTGTCCTCCAAGAAGAGCCCCCTGGAGGATGACAGTGGCTCCACGGGTGAAGACACTGACTCAGCCGCCAGCAAAAAGAAACACACCTTCAAGATCTTTAAGAAGCAGAAGAAgtaa
- the stim1a gene encoding stromal interaction molecule 1a isoform X3 has protein sequence MDFSKSATLWIFCLCLLGESLMEKQGSVDAEQQQTDSSVSELCRIDKPLCQDVNAILSYEAICSIHKQMDDDANGNVDVLETDGFLREDLNYHDPKAKHNSFHGDDQFISVEDLWNVWKGSEVFNWTVDEVVEWLITYVELPQYEESFRKMNFNGTSMPRLAVKNATLTVSVLKILDRNHVQKLQLKALDTVLFGPPLMNRHNHLKDFMLVVSIVIGMGGCWFAFIQNRYSKDHMKKMMKDLEGLQRAEQSLHDLQQKLQIAQEEHRTVEVEKVTLEQKLTDEINSAKQEAQRLRELREGTVNELSRQKYAEEELEQVRMALKKAEKELESRSSWSPPESLQKWLQLTHEVEVQYYNIKKQNAERQLLVAKEGAEKIKKKRNTLFGTFHVAHSSSLDDVDHKILAAKQALGEVTAALRERLHRWQQIEILTGFTIVNNPGLPSLASALNLDPSFMGGRATPQPFLLSDDMDDMDDEFVAPGTLQSPSMMSLRQRHIDPQLAMGSQRLVEGCLLAAGGTQGEASGGLHPLSHQSHLSQSRASLLQSRSRSFEHPSIICTSSSSSSLAAAAAASPPLPLSFSSLAASSSHLHSSHYHSSYFQPMETFADFPPDNIPYVRPRRSGSHGYTRPAPLCSRLSSCLACHWGFPPGNPFSKKAFLESWLPCFPPLPLTPKHKCHPYHSQSFLLPSVTSLFINIFL, from the exons ATGGATTTCAGCAAATCGGCAACCTTGTGGATTTTCTGTCTATGTCTGTTGGGCGAGAGTTTAATGGAGAAGCAAGGTTCTGTTGATGCTGAACAGCAGCAAACTGACAGTAGTGTGTCAG aGCTCTGTCGCATTGATAAGCCTCTGTGCCAGGATGTCAATGCCATCCTCAGCTACGAGGCTATCTGCAGCATCCACAAGCAGATGGATGACGATGCCAACGGAAACGTGGACGTGCTGGAGACGGACGGG TTCTTGAGAGAGGACCTGAACTACCATGACCCTAAAGCCAAGCACAACAGTTTCCATGGAGACGACCAGTTCATCAGTGTGGAAGACCTGTGGAATGTGTGGAAAGGCTCGGAAG TGTTCAACTGGACAGTGGACGAGGTGGTGGAGTGGCTCATCACCTATGTGGAACTGCCGCAGTATGAGGAGAGCTTTCGCAAGATGAACTTCAACGGCACCTCCATGCCCAG GTTAGCTGTGAAGAATGCCACTCTGACCGTCTCAGTCCTGAAGATCTTGGACCGCAACCACGTGCAGAAGCTCCAGCTCAAGGCCTTGGACACAGTCCTTTTCGGACCTCCACTGA TGAACAGACATAACCATCTGAAGGACTTCATGCTGGTGGTGTCCATAGTCATAGGCATGGGTGGCTGCTGGTTTGCCTTCATCCAGAACCGCTACTCCAAGGATCACatgaagaagatgatgaaggACCTGGAGGGCCTGCAGAGGGCTGAGCAGAGTCTGCATGACCTGCAGCAGAA gCTCCAGATAGCCCAGGAGGAGCACCGCAcagtggaggtggagaaggtgaCCCTGGAGCAGAAGTTGACCGACGAGATCAACAGTGCTAAGCAGGAAGCCCAGCGGCTGCGGGAGCTGCGCGAGGGCACCGTGAACGAGCTCAGCCGGCAGAAATACGCCGAGGAAGAACTGGAGCAG GTGCGCATGGCTCTGAAGAAGGCGGAGAAGGAGCTGGAGTCGCGCAGCAGCTGGTCTCCCCCGGAGTCCCTGCAGAAGTGGCTGCAGCTCACGCACGAGGTGGAGGTGCAGTACTACAACATCAAGAAGCAGAACGCAGAGCGGCAACTGCTGGTGGCCAAAGAAGGG GCTGAGAAAATTAAGAAAAAGAGGAACACCCTCTTTGGGACCTTCCATGTGGCACACAGCTCTTCACTGGATGATGTGGATCACAAGATCCTTGCAGCCAA GCAAGCGCTGGGCGAGGTGACTGCCGCCCTCCGTGAGCGCTTGCATCGGTGGCAGCAGATCGAGATTCTGACGGGCTTCACGATCGTCAACAACCCCGGCCTGCCCTCGCTGGCCTCGGCCCTCAACCTGGACCCCAGTTTCATGGGCGGCCGGGCCACGCCCCAGCCTTTCCTCTTGTCGGACGACATGGACGACATGGATGACGAGTTCGTGGCGCCAGGCACCCTCCAAT CTCCCAGTATGATGTCCCTGCGCCAACGCCACATTGACCCGCAGCTGGCCATGGGCTCCCAGAGGTTGGTAGAGGGCTGCCTGCTGGCGGCCGGGGGGACACAGGGGGAGGCTAGCGGCGGCCTGCACCCCCTGTCCCACCAATCTCACCTGTCCCAATCTAGGGCCTCGCTCCTGCAGAGCCGCAGCCGCTCCTTCGAGCACCCCTCCATTATctgcacctcctcttcctcatcctccctcgccgctgctgctgccgcttctcctcctcttcctctctccttttcctctctggcAGCCTCATCCAGCCATCTTCATTCCTCCCACTATCACTCGTCTTATTTCCAGCCCATGGAGACCTTTGCCGACTTCCCCCCTGACAACATCCCCTATGTGCGCCCACGGCGCTCCGGCAGTCATGGGTACACCCGccctgctccgctctgctcgcGCCTCTCCTCATGCCTGGCATGCCACTGGGGCTTTCCCCCCGGAAATCCCTTTTCTAAAAAGGCCTTTTTGGAATCCTGGTTGCCGTgcttcccccccctccccctaacCCCGAAACATAAATGCCATCCATACCATTCACAGAGTTTCCTTCTTCCTTCTGTAAcatctttatttattaatatctttctttaa
- the stim1a gene encoding stromal interaction molecule 1a isoform X1, whose translation MDFSKSATLWIFCLCLLGESLMEKQGSVDAEQQQTDSSVSELCRIDKPLCQDVNAILSYEAICSIHKQMDDDANGNVDVLETDGFLREDLNYHDPKAKHNSFHGDDQFISVEDLWNVWKGSEVFNWTVDEVVEWLITYVELPQYEESFRKMNFNGTSMPRLAVKNATLTVSVLKILDRNHVQKLQLKALDTVLFGPPLMNRHNHLKDFMLVVSIVIGMGGCWFAFIQNRYSKDHMKKMMKDLEGLQRAEQSLHDLQQKLQIAQEEHRTVEVEKVTLEQKLTDEINSAKQEAQRLRELREGTVNELSRQKYAEEELEQVRMALKKAEKELESRSSWSPPESLQKWLQLTHEVEVQYYNIKKQNAERQLLVAKEGAEKIKKKRNTLFGTFHVAHSSSLDDVDHKILAAKQALGEVTAALRERLHRWQQIEILTGFTIVNNPGLPSLASALNLDPSFMGGRATPQPFLLSDDMDDMDDEFVAPGTLQYATMLMERRASDLWSLNSDSQSLWKYSAPSMMSLRQRHIDPQLAMGSQRLVEGCLLAAGGTQGEASGGLHPLSHQSHLSQSRASLLQSRSRSFEHPSIICTSSSSSSLAAAAAASPPLPLSFSSLAASSSHLHSSHYHSSYFQPMETFADFPPDNIPYVRPRRSGSHGYTRPAPLCSRLSSCLACHWGFPPGNPFSKKAFLESWLPCFPPLPLTPKHKCHPYHSQSFLLPSVTSLFINIFL comes from the exons ATGGATTTCAGCAAATCGGCAACCTTGTGGATTTTCTGTCTATGTCTGTTGGGCGAGAGTTTAATGGAGAAGCAAGGTTCTGTTGATGCTGAACAGCAGCAAACTGACAGTAGTGTGTCAG aGCTCTGTCGCATTGATAAGCCTCTGTGCCAGGATGTCAATGCCATCCTCAGCTACGAGGCTATCTGCAGCATCCACAAGCAGATGGATGACGATGCCAACGGAAACGTGGACGTGCTGGAGACGGACGGG TTCTTGAGAGAGGACCTGAACTACCATGACCCTAAAGCCAAGCACAACAGTTTCCATGGAGACGACCAGTTCATCAGTGTGGAAGACCTGTGGAATGTGTGGAAAGGCTCGGAAG TGTTCAACTGGACAGTGGACGAGGTGGTGGAGTGGCTCATCACCTATGTGGAACTGCCGCAGTATGAGGAGAGCTTTCGCAAGATGAACTTCAACGGCACCTCCATGCCCAG GTTAGCTGTGAAGAATGCCACTCTGACCGTCTCAGTCCTGAAGATCTTGGACCGCAACCACGTGCAGAAGCTCCAGCTCAAGGCCTTGGACACAGTCCTTTTCGGACCTCCACTGA TGAACAGACATAACCATCTGAAGGACTTCATGCTGGTGGTGTCCATAGTCATAGGCATGGGTGGCTGCTGGTTTGCCTTCATCCAGAACCGCTACTCCAAGGATCACatgaagaagatgatgaaggACCTGGAGGGCCTGCAGAGGGCTGAGCAGAGTCTGCATGACCTGCAGCAGAA gCTCCAGATAGCCCAGGAGGAGCACCGCAcagtggaggtggagaaggtgaCCCTGGAGCAGAAGTTGACCGACGAGATCAACAGTGCTAAGCAGGAAGCCCAGCGGCTGCGGGAGCTGCGCGAGGGCACCGTGAACGAGCTCAGCCGGCAGAAATACGCCGAGGAAGAACTGGAGCAG GTGCGCATGGCTCTGAAGAAGGCGGAGAAGGAGCTGGAGTCGCGCAGCAGCTGGTCTCCCCCGGAGTCCCTGCAGAAGTGGCTGCAGCTCACGCACGAGGTGGAGGTGCAGTACTACAACATCAAGAAGCAGAACGCAGAGCGGCAACTGCTGGTGGCCAAAGAAGGG GCTGAGAAAATTAAGAAAAAGAGGAACACCCTCTTTGGGACCTTCCATGTGGCACACAGCTCTTCACTGGATGATGTGGATCACAAGATCCTTGCAGCCAA GCAAGCGCTGGGCGAGGTGACTGCCGCCCTCCGTGAGCGCTTGCATCGGTGGCAGCAGATCGAGATTCTGACGGGCTTCACGATCGTCAACAACCCCGGCCTGCCCTCGCTGGCCTCGGCCCTCAACCTGGACCCCAGTTTCATGGGCGGCCGGGCCACGCCCCAGCCTTTCCTCTTGTCGGACGACATGGACGACATGGATGACGAGTTCGTGGCGCCAGGCACCCTCCAAT ATGCCACCATGCTCATGGAACGGCGAGCAAGTGACCTGTGGTCCCTCAACTCGGACAGCCAATCCCTGTGGAAATACTCGG CTCCCAGTATGATGTCCCTGCGCCAACGCCACATTGACCCGCAGCTGGCCATGGGCTCCCAGAGGTTGGTAGAGGGCTGCCTGCTGGCGGCCGGGGGGACACAGGGGGAGGCTAGCGGCGGCCTGCACCCCCTGTCCCACCAATCTCACCTGTCCCAATCTAGGGCCTCGCTCCTGCAGAGCCGCAGCCGCTCCTTCGAGCACCCCTCCATTATctgcacctcctcttcctcatcctccctcgccgctgctgctgccgcttctcctcctcttcctctctccttttcctctctggcAGCCTCATCCAGCCATCTTCATTCCTCCCACTATCACTCGTCTTATTTCCAGCCCATGGAGACCTTTGCCGACTTCCCCCCTGACAACATCCCCTATGTGCGCCCACGGCGCTCCGGCAGTCATGGGTACACCCGccctgctccgctctgctcgcGCCTCTCCTCATGCCTGGCATGCCACTGGGGCTTTCCCCCCGGAAATCCCTTTTCTAAAAAGGCCTTTTTGGAATCCTGGTTGCCGTgcttcccccccctccccctaacCCCGAAACATAAATGCCATCCATACCATTCACAGAGTTTCCTTCTTCCTTCTGTAAcatctttatttattaatatctttctttaa
- the LOC134099552 gene encoding rho-related GTP-binding protein RhoG-like, which produces MQSIKCVVVGDGAVGKTCLLISYTTNAFPSEYIPTVFDNYSSQVTMDSRTISLNLWDTAGQEEYDRLRTLSYPQTNVFVICFSIASPPSYENVKHKWHPEVTHHCPNTPILLVGTKKDLRNDPEIQKKLKDQNQTTVTQQQGQALARQIQAIKYLECSALNQDGIKEVFAEAVRAFLNPQPTTTKKPCVLL; this is translated from the coding sequence ATGCAGAGTATAAAGTGTGTGGTGGTCGGAGACGGAGCTGTTGGAAAAACCTGTCTCCTCATTTCCTACACAACCAACGCCTTCCCCAGCGAGTACATCCCCACCGTGTTTGACAACTACAGCTCCCAGGTGACCATGGACAGTAGGACTATTAGTCTGAACTTGTGGGACACTGCTGGCCAGGAGGAGTATGACCGCCTCCGCACCCTTTCCTACCCACAGACGAATGTCTTTGTCATCTGTTTCTCAATTGCCAGCCCGCCTTCTTACGAGAATGTCAAGCACAAGTGGCACCCCGAGGTGACGCACCACTGCCCCAACACGCCCATCCTGCTGGTGGGCACCAAGAAGGATCTGCGGAATGACCCAGAGATCCAGAAGAAGCTGAAGGATCAGAACCAGACTACTGTCACCCAACAGCAGGGCCAGGCCCTGGCCCGACAAATCCAGGCCATCAAGTACCTGGAGTGCTCGGCTCTCAACCAAGATGGCATAAAGGAGGTGTTTGCAGAGGCCGTGCGTGCTTTCCTCAATCCACAGCCAACTACTACCAAGAAACCATGTGTGCTGTTGTAG